A single genomic interval of Aegicerativicinus sediminis harbors:
- a CDS encoding ATP-binding protein, with translation MRFLRIIILFAVLPSISLGQESRYLDSLEQIIQTTNNDTIKMDTYRNMGFYLQNGQVDSAEYYHQKQLEYAEKLNMKLYEADAYQQIAYVRLWQNDLSTALTNYNKALKIANEPNSADIGWGYQNFSFSESPEEARLSIIGMLHYELSTLYSASRMESRQKEELEKAIEIGEKLKNQKILSLSTRDLATIYENNQQPDSALAYYNQSLKYYNNSPYITGLSGTYQGISRYYLNKREYDSALLFIEKSIKANEASNELIGLSTSYYSKGMLYSILGVNDSTLYYTNKGIDVAEEISNQQNLATGYTLLSNIYKNLEQPESALYNLEKAKTLNDSLNNDYINKLIQMQNIGFEEQLRLKQIADDQIASQNRLKMIGLIVAIVIILFVALFLYRNNQQKQKSNTKLENTLSDLQAAQAQLIQSEKMASLGELTAGIAHEIQNPLNFVNNFSEVSKELMEEIKEELINGNSENAKQLAQDVINNLDKINHHGKRAETIVKGMLLHSRGNKGEKKEVNLNALVDEYIRLAYHGLRAKDKSFNATIETDFDSNIKKFELVPQDIGRVILNLLNNAFYAVHEKQLKMNGAYNPTVSVSTKQIGNKIDIEVGDNGDGIPKNLRDKIFQPFFTTKPTGQGTGLGLSLSYDIIKAHNGSIYIDSEENKGTVFKIELPYSN, from the coding sequence ATGAGATTTCTAAGGATCATAATTCTTTTTGCAGTTCTTCCAAGTATCTCCTTGGGACAAGAATCTAGGTATTTGGATAGTTTGGAACAAATTATTCAGACAACCAACAATGATACCATTAAAATGGATACCTATAGAAATATGGGGTTCTATCTTCAAAATGGTCAGGTAGATAGTGCGGAGTATTACCATCAGAAACAGTTAGAGTATGCCGAGAAGCTGAATATGAAATTGTACGAGGCAGATGCCTACCAACAAATAGCCTACGTTAGATTATGGCAAAATGATTTATCTACTGCATTAACGAATTACAATAAGGCTTTAAAGATTGCTAATGAACCTAATAGTGCCGACATTGGATGGGGATACCAAAATTTCTCATTCTCCGAAAGCCCAGAAGAGGCAAGACTTTCAATTATTGGCATGCTGCATTATGAACTTTCAACCTTATACAGTGCATCCAGAATGGAGAGCCGTCAGAAAGAAGAACTTGAAAAAGCCATCGAAATAGGTGAAAAATTAAAGAATCAAAAAATACTATCACTATCCACTCGAGACCTTGCTACCATTTACGAGAACAATCAACAACCTGATTCTGCTTTGGCATATTATAATCAATCATTAAAATATTATAACAACTCACCCTACATTACCGGCCTATCAGGAACCTACCAAGGCATTAGCAGATATTATCTTAATAAGAGAGAATATGATTCTGCTTTACTATTTATAGAAAAATCAATTAAAGCTAATGAAGCTTCAAATGAACTTATTGGTTTATCTACTTCTTACTACAGTAAAGGAATGTTGTATTCAATTTTAGGGGTAAATGATTCTACGTTGTACTACACGAATAAAGGAATTGATGTTGCCGAAGAGATAAGCAATCAACAGAATTTAGCTACAGGTTACACCCTATTATCAAATATATATAAAAACTTAGAACAACCAGAGTCTGCATTGTACAATCTAGAAAAAGCGAAGACTTTAAATGATAGTTTAAATAATGACTACATAAATAAGTTGATTCAAATGCAAAACATCGGTTTTGAGGAGCAACTTAGGCTTAAACAAATTGCTGACGATCAGATTGCTTCACAAAACCGTTTAAAGATGATAGGGCTAATAGTGGCAATTGTAATAATTCTTTTTGTAGCTCTCTTCCTATACCGTAATAATCAACAAAAACAAAAATCCAACACCAAATTAGAAAACACCCTTTCAGATTTGCAAGCTGCACAAGCCCAATTGATTCAATCCGAAAAAATGGCCAGCCTTGGAGAACTTACTGCTGGTATAGCCCATGAAATACAAAATCCATTGAACTTCGTGAATAATTTTAGTGAAGTAAGCAAGGAACTAATGGAGGAAATAAAAGAAGAGTTGATTAATGGAAATTCAGAAAATGCTAAGCAATTGGCCCAAGATGTCATTAACAATCTCGATAAAATTAACCATCACGGTAAACGTGCCGAAACCATTGTAAAAGGCATGCTACTTCATAGCCGTGGCAACAAGGGAGAAAAGAAAGAAGTCAATCTAAATGCTTTAGTGGATGAATACATACGATTGGCATACCATGGTTTAAGGGCTAAGGATAAATCTTTTAATGCCACTATTGAAACTGATTTCGATTCTAATATTAAAAAATTTGAACTAGTTCCACAGGATATTGGTCGGGTAATACTCAATTTGTTGAACAATGCTTTTTATGCGGTTCATGAAAAGCAGTTAAAAATGAATGGCGCCTACAATCCTACTGTATCGGTAAGTACTAAACAAATTGGAAACAAAATAGATATTGAAGTAGGAGATAATGGGGATGGTATACCCAAAAACCTGAGAGATAAAATATTTCAACCATTTTTTACCACCAAACCGACTGGTCAGGGAACTGGTCTAGGATTAAGCTTAAGTTATGATATTATTAAAGCCCATAATGGCTCTATATATATTGATAGTGAAGAAAATAAAGGAACCGTCTTTAAAATTGAATTGCCTTACAGCAATTAA
- a CDS encoding tetratricopeptide repeat-containing sensor histidine kinase translates to MTEQYIDMISIEANIDNLNELAWQTRINDSEKSFEFSEKAVQLAREANYKKGLALSLCLHGFSYIRLLKNDKALPLLKESLSLFETLGDIRGQSISYEYLGIIERNWGNLGSSLNLLLKSHELATLSGTKETLTTVCYQIGVTYKHLGNYEKALDYLFESLSIAKSFDFELMEGYSINIIGLVYFDNGDYEHALEYFKKGLAIRQKSHDKWGEAGSLDNIGFTFLKLKEYDHAKNYFEKSLEISKTTGDNKGRANTLLHLAEIYKERGEINEARKLAHQSLEIRRNGGDKRGEVEAILFISNLNTKNIDGDEFTYNYLEQSLNIAEEINAKDLISKAHFHLYKFHKKKEKFHLALFHFEEYFNKEKELHKNAIDQKILNIETSFKAEEAKKEAETTKRRNEELTRFNEEIKNQKLKLEQILAELKATQAQLIQSEKMASLGELTAGIAHEIQNPLNFVNNFSEVSKELLEEMKEELEEGNLDDVKEIANDVIQNLEKINHHGKRADGIVKGMLQHSRTNKGEKEETDINTLVDEYVRLAYHGLRAKDKTFNASIETNFDDDIPKLNIIPQDVGRVILNILNNAFYATQDKYKSLHGIFVPTVKIKTKNEKGNITISIEDNGNGIPQNIIDKIFQPFFTTKPTGQGTGLGLSLSYDIIKAHGGKLNVGTRDNEGTTFTIQLPKT, encoded by the coding sequence ATGACCGAACAATATATAGATATGATCTCAATAGAGGCTAATATTGACAATTTAAATGAGCTCGCTTGGCAGACTAGAATAAATGATTCAGAAAAATCATTTGAATTCAGTGAAAAAGCAGTTCAGCTCGCTCGTGAAGCCAATTATAAAAAGGGTTTGGCTTTATCTCTTTGCCTTCATGGATTTTCCTACATAAGATTATTAAAAAATGATAAAGCATTACCTCTCCTTAAAGAATCTTTAAGCCTTTTTGAAACTCTTGGAGATATCAGAGGGCAAAGTATCTCATATGAGTATTTGGGAATTATCGAGCGTAACTGGGGTAATCTCGGATCTTCTTTGAATTTACTTTTAAAAAGTCATGAACTAGCTACTCTTTCAGGAACAAAAGAAACACTTACAACAGTTTGTTATCAGATAGGGGTTACTTATAAACACTTAGGCAATTATGAAAAAGCCCTAGATTATCTATTTGAAAGTCTGTCAATCGCAAAAAGTTTCGATTTTGAATTGATGGAAGGTTATTCGATCAATATTATTGGATTGGTCTACTTTGACAATGGCGATTATGAGCATGCATTGGAATACTTCAAAAAAGGATTGGCAATCAGACAAAAATCACACGACAAATGGGGTGAAGCTGGAAGTCTAGATAATATCGGATTTACTTTTTTGAAGTTAAAAGAATATGATCATGCAAAAAATTATTTCGAAAAAAGTCTTGAAATAAGTAAAACGACAGGAGACAATAAAGGGAGGGCTAATACCTTGTTACATCTTGCTGAAATTTATAAGGAGAGGGGAGAAATAAATGAGGCAAGAAAACTTGCTCACCAGAGCCTCGAAATAAGGCGTAATGGAGGTGATAAAAGAGGTGAAGTAGAAGCTATTTTATTTATTTCAAATCTCAATACCAAAAATATTGATGGTGATGAATTTACCTATAATTACCTTGAACAATCACTTAATATAGCAGAAGAAATTAATGCTAAAGATTTAATAAGCAAAGCACATTTTCATTTATATAAATTTCATAAAAAGAAAGAAAAATTCCATTTGGCATTATTTCATTTTGAGGAATATTTTAACAAAGAAAAAGAACTTCATAAAAATGCAATCGACCAAAAAATTTTAAATATTGAAACATCTTTTAAAGCTGAGGAAGCAAAAAAAGAAGCAGAAACTACCAAAAGGCGAAATGAAGAGTTAACAAGATTTAATGAAGAAATCAAAAATCAAAAGTTAAAGCTTGAACAAATCTTAGCTGAGCTCAAAGCCACCCAAGCCCAATTGATTCAATCTGAAAAAATGGCAAGCCTTGGTGAACTTACCGCTGGTATCGCCCATGAGATACAAAACCCATTGAACTTTGTCAACAACTTCAGTGAGGTTAGTAAGGAACTGCTTGAAGAAATGAAAGAGGAACTGGAAGAAGGTAATTTGGATGATGTCAAGGAAATCGCTAATGATGTAATACAAAACCTTGAAAAGATTAACCATCACGGTAAAAGAGCAGATGGCATCGTAAAGGGAATGCTGCAACATAGCCGCACCAATAAAGGTGAAAAGGAAGAAACGGATATCAATACATTGGTGGATGAATATGTTCGCTTGGCATACCATGGTTTAAGAGCTAAGGATAAAACCTTCAATGCATCCATAGAAACAAATTTTGATGACGATATCCCCAAGTTGAATATAATACCACAAGATGTTGGCAGGGTTATTTTGAATATTTTAAACAATGCCTTCTATGCCACCCAGGATAAGTACAAAAGCCTGCATGGAATTTTTGTACCGACCGTAAAGATCAAAACCAAAAATGAAAAGGGAAACATAACCATTTCTATTGAAGACAATGGCAACGGGATACCCCAAAACATTATAGACAAAATATTTCAGCCCTTTTTTACAACCAAACCAACTGGTCAGGGAACTGGTCTGGGATTGAGTTTAAGTTATGATATCATAAAGGCTCATGGAGGAAAACTGAATGTTGGCACAAGAGATAATGAAGGAACCACTTTTACAATTCAATTACCAAAAACCTAA
- a CDS encoding sensor histidine kinase, producing MHSQLEHILNWVQKSDSIASEEKELLIKAIKKVDSDLTISEFKLERTEKVKRTTAILLEETIEELDQKRKAIEESNNALKQSLEELKATQAQLIQSEKMASLGELTAGIAHEIQNPLNFVNNFSEVSKELLEEMKEELEEGNLDDVKEIAEDVIQNLEKINHHGKRADGIVKGMLQHSRTNKGEKEETDINTLVDEYVRLAYHGLRAKDKTFNASIETNFDDDIPKLNIIPQDVGRVILNILNNAFYATQDKYKSLHGIFVPTVKIKTKNEKGNITISIEDNGNGIPQNIIDKIFQPFFTTKPTGQGTGLGLSLCYDIIKAHGGQIEMITQEGMGTIFQIQLPKN from the coding sequence ATGCATAGCCAATTAGAGCACATATTAAATTGGGTTCAAAAAAGTGATTCTATTGCTTCTGAGGAAAAGGAATTGCTTATAAAGGCTATAAAAAAAGTAGATTCAGATCTTACCATTTCAGAATTTAAACTTGAGCGTACCGAGAAAGTTAAGCGGACAACAGCTATTCTTTTGGAAGAAACCATTGAGGAACTAGACCAAAAACGAAAAGCTATTGAAGAATCCAATAATGCTTTAAAACAATCTTTGGAAGAGCTCAAAGCCACCCAAGCCCAATTGATTCAATCTGAAAAAATGGCAAGCCTTGGTGAACTTACCGCTGGTATCGCCCATGAGATACAAAACCCATTGAACTTTGTAAACAACTTCAGTGAGGTTAGTAAGGAACTGCTTGAAGAAATGAAAGAGGAACTGGAAGAAGGGAATTTGGATGATGTCAAGGAAATCGCTGAAGATGTTATACAAAACCTTGAAAAGATTAACCATCATGGTAAACGAGCAGATGGCATTGTAAAGGGAATGCTGCAACATAGCCGCACCAATAAAGGGGAAAAGGAAGAAACAGATATCAATACATTGGTGGATGAATATGTTCGCTTGGCATACCATGGTTTAAGAGCTAAGGATAAAACCTTCAATGCATCCATAGAAACAAATTTTGATGACGATATCCCCAAGTTGAATATAATACCACAAGATGTTGGCAGGGTTATTTTGAATATTTTAAACAATGCCTTCTATGCCACCCAGGATAAGTACAAAAGCCTGCATGGAATTTTTGTACCGACCGTAAAGATCAAAACCAAAAATGAAAAGGGAAACATAACCATTTCTATTGAAGACAATGGCAACGGGATACCCCAAAACATTATAGACAAAATATTTCAGCCTTTTTTTACAACCAAACCAACTGGTCAGGGAACTGGTCTGGGATTGAGTCTGTGTTATGATATAATTAAGGCACATGGAGGTCAGATAGAAATGATAACCCAAGAAGGAATGGGAACAATTTTTCAAATTCAATTGCCTAAGAATTGA
- a CDS encoding FIST signal transduction protein: MKAKSIHGNSVNEIENALKMSMKDGFKPNVAIMFISVKQDRKTITDIFSKMDIELFGATSCGEFVNGIQSEGGAAGLLLELSSETYKIVLGDIGENTMEHAIKEISDAALKKFKNPSLIVCSTGINENFEMFNGEDMVKSFEKFLGSDKIFIGGMAGDDWQLEATYVFTNSYESRNGIIALVLDADVISLRGMAITGWKPMGISRTVTKSAGNLLYEVEGKSAVDMYFRYLGKEEKLNDKNFDLFEELSFEFPFIVERENGETILKTPMKIDYEKHALVMDMEMPEGSKFWFTMPPDFDIVEDILEKADHLKNSADDTADALLVFSCAGRAPILGPFATQENEGLAALWSAPMAGFFTYGEYGRALNGKQNLHSGACCWVALKENHA, translated from the coding sequence ATGAAAGCAAAATCGATCCACGGAAATTCTGTAAATGAAATTGAGAATGCCTTAAAAATGTCAATGAAGGATGGTTTTAAACCTAACGTTGCCATAATGTTCATTTCTGTGAAACAGGATCGGAAGACCATAACGGACATTTTTAGCAAAATGGATATTGAGCTGTTTGGCGCCACTTCCTGTGGAGAATTTGTTAATGGTATACAATCCGAAGGTGGAGCTGCGGGTTTGCTCCTAGAACTCTCCTCCGAAACCTATAAAATCGTTTTGGGAGACATAGGAGAAAATACAATGGAGCATGCAATTAAAGAAATTTCAGATGCTGCCCTTAAAAAGTTTAAAAACCCGTCCCTTATCGTGTGCAGCACTGGTATCAATGAAAACTTTGAGATGTTTAATGGCGAAGACATGGTTAAATCCTTTGAGAAATTTTTGGGTTCAGATAAAATTTTTATTGGCGGGATGGCCGGAGATGATTGGCAATTGGAAGCCACTTATGTGTTTACAAATTCTTATGAAAGTAGAAATGGTATTATTGCCCTCGTTCTAGATGCCGATGTCATATCTCTTCGAGGCATGGCTATTACAGGTTGGAAACCCATGGGTATTTCTAGGACAGTAACCAAAAGTGCAGGAAATCTGTTATATGAGGTTGAAGGTAAATCTGCTGTGGATATGTACTTCCGATACCTAGGCAAAGAAGAAAAATTAAATGATAAGAATTTCGATTTATTTGAGGAACTGTCGTTTGAATTCCCCTTTATAGTAGAACGAGAAAATGGAGAAACCATTTTAAAAACCCCAATGAAAATAGATTATGAAAAACATGCCCTGGTTATGGATATGGAAATGCCCGAAGGTTCTAAATTTTGGTTTACCATGCCTCCAGATTTTGACATAGTCGAAGACATATTGGAAAAAGCTGACCATTTAAAAAATTCAGCAGATGATACGGCTGATGCACTATTAGTATTTTCATGTGCTGGTCGTGCTCCAATTCTTGGACCATTTGCAACTCAAGAAAATGAAGGTTTAGCTGCTCTATGGAGTGCTCCAATGGCCGGATTTTTTACGTATGGGGAATACGGCAGGGCTTTAAATGGAAAACAAAACCTTCATTCCGGTGCCTGCTGTTGGGTAGCTTTAAAAGAAAATCATGCATAG
- a CDS encoding EthD family reductase: MIKLTALYGHPTDENAFEEYYNNQHMALVDVLKGHEKMEFTKFLNAADGSRPEYYRLAEFWFKDVDALQSTLGSPEGQAIANDLANFATGGVTLLTGIID; encoded by the coding sequence ATGATTAAACTAACTGCACTATACGGACACCCAACGGACGAGAATGCCTTTGAAGAGTATTACAATAATCAACATATGGCTTTGGTAGATGTGCTTAAGGGCCATGAAAAAATGGAATTCACCAAATTTCTGAATGCTGCAGATGGATCACGTCCAGAATATTATCGTCTTGCCGAATTTTGGTTTAAAGACGTGGATGCACTTCAGAGTACATTGGGGTCGCCAGAAGGACAAGCTATAGCAAATGATTTAGCCAATTTTGCCACAGGTGGGGTAACCTTATTAACAGGGATTATTGATTAG
- a CDS encoding FIST signal transduction protein has protein sequence MKAKSIHGFSTAEIASNLEHALEDGFTPSLAIAFISKSQDRKAITNLLDEKDIIVFGCTTNGEFIDETPEKFSAAILLLDLDKEAFHVYFEEFTDQQYYKVAKSIAEKANDKFSKPAFLIGISNVAANGEEVLNGIAEVVGEDVNAFGGGAGDDYAFTETFVFTNENDSENAIICIALDEAKIKVKGIATCGWKAVGTEKIVTKSEGNHVYTVDDTPVLDLTAKYGGIENPTPENQNILVEIAANFPLQLQREKGDPIMRPGLVVDWSDRSFYTSGSVPQGSKVRFSLPPDFDVMDKVVQGVKKLKDNEMPEADAIVVFSCAGRILSLGPLMNKELEGIKEVWDVPMAGMFSNAELGRATGGNLEMHNLTTCCVALKEIN, from the coding sequence ATGAAAGCAAAATCAATACATGGCTTTAGCACCGCTGAAATTGCATCCAATTTGGAACATGCTTTGGAAGATGGGTTTACCCCTTCCCTAGCTATTGCTTTTATTTCAAAAAGTCAAGACAGAAAGGCTATAACCAATTTGTTGGATGAAAAGGATATTATTGTTTTTGGTTGTACCACCAATGGTGAATTTATTGATGAAACTCCTGAAAAATTCTCTGCGGCCATATTATTGTTAGATTTAGACAAGGAGGCATTCCACGTGTATTTTGAAGAATTCACCGACCAGCAGTATTATAAGGTAGCAAAATCCATTGCTGAAAAAGCAAATGACAAATTTTCTAAACCTGCATTTTTAATTGGTATTAGTAACGTTGCTGCCAACGGCGAAGAGGTGTTGAACGGAATCGCTGAAGTAGTTGGAGAGGATGTGAACGCTTTTGGAGGTGGGGCTGGCGACGATTACGCCTTTACCGAAACCTTTGTATTTACTAATGAGAATGATAGTGAAAATGCAATCATTTGCATTGCCCTAGACGAAGCTAAAATAAAAGTAAAAGGTATTGCAACCTGTGGTTGGAAGGCTGTTGGGACTGAGAAAATCGTCACCAAAAGTGAAGGCAACCATGTGTATACAGTAGACGATACACCTGTTTTAGACCTTACTGCCAAATATGGTGGAATTGAAAATCCTACTCCTGAAAACCAAAACATCTTAGTAGAAATTGCTGCCAATTTTCCGTTGCAATTGCAGAGGGAAAAAGGTGATCCCATTATGCGACCAGGTTTGGTGGTAGATTGGTCGGATCGCTCATTTTACACAAGTGGTTCAGTACCACAAGGCTCAAAAGTGCGGTTTTCATTACCTCCCGATTTTGATGTAATGGATAAGGTTGTTCAAGGGGTTAAAAAACTCAAAGACAATGAGATGCCTGAAGCTGATGCCATCGTTGTTTTTAGTTGTGCCGGTAGAATACTGTCTTTGGGACCATTAATGAATAAAGAACTTGAAGGTATTAAAGAGGTATGGGATGTCCCCATGGCTGGCATGTTTAGCAATGCTGAATTAGGTAGGGCAACCGGAGGAAATTTAGAAATGCATAACCTAACCACTTGTTGTGTGGCCTTAAAAGAAATAAATTAA